In Carnobacteriaceae bacterium zg-84, the genomic window CATGAGCTGAACTTTGTTGTGCAGAAGGATGAAAAGCAAAAATAATTGGATTTCTTGTTTTTAATGCTATCAATGCTTTAAAAATAGTTGTTGATGTCGGATTTGTTGTAGGTGTAATCCCACAAATAACACCAACTGGATCAGCAATCGCTGTAATCCCTGTCACTTCATCTTCATCAATAATACCAACTGTTTTTAAATGACGCATATTATTCACAACATGCTCACATGCAAATAAATTTTTAGTTGCTTTGTCTTCAAAAACACCTCTACCGGTTTCTTCAACAGCATGCATCGCAAGAATACCATGTTGATCCAATGCCGCAACAGATGCTTTTGCAACAATGTAATCAACTTCTTCTTGGTTTAGCTTTTTAAATTGTTCTAGTGCTTCTAACCCCTTTTTCACAAGTGTATCAATTTCTGAATAAATCGTTGTTTCGTGTTTTTCCATAAACAAAACTCCTTATATTTTTTATTTGTTAATACATTCACATGATACAATGTTTTTCATGAAAAATCAATACTAAATTTCAAAAAAAGTCTATAATAAAAGCTATTATAATTGTATACGCTTCCGTTTTTTATTGTGAATATTTTAACAAAAATAGAGAAAAATACCGATTTTTCCTTTTATATCACGGTATTTATATACTAAAAAGGTAGCGAATAATACTATCATTCGCTACCTAAAATATTATTTATGATATGTTTCTAAATCTATTTTATTTTCCCATTTATCAACAATAACACTACTCAATAATGCACCTGTTACATTAAGCATCGTTCTTCCCATGTCTACAATTGGGTCAATGCCAAAAACTGCTCCGATTTGGTTCATATAACTACCCAAACCTAATCCATTCAACGTTACTGTTGCAGCAACTGTTGCCGTTCCTGGAACACCCGCAATTCCAACAGATCCGATTGTCACAACTAAAATAAGTGTAACAATAAATGATACGTCAAGAGTTTGCCCTGTTGCCTTTGCAAGTAACACACCTAGCATCGCTGGAAATACACCTGCACAGCCATTCATTCCAATCGTTGTTCCTAGTGTTGCAATAAAACGAGCATTTTGTTTAGAAACACCCATTTGCTCTTCTAATGTATTTAGTGTATACGGTAATGTACCAACACTTGAACGAGAAGAAAATGCAAATACCATAGTACTAAATGCTTTTTTATAAAATGTGATAGGATTTAATCCATTTACAGCTAGTATAATAGCGTAAATGCCTAACATGATAAATACAGCGATATATAAACCTACAATAAAACTAAATGTACTTGAAATAACGGATACCCCATTACGAATAATCGTACTAGATACTAATGCAACAATACCATACGGCATCCATTTCAATACTGTTTTTAACATACTGTTCACAATTTCTTTCAATGCCATTAATACTGACACTGCTGGTTGAATAACTTCTGGATTTTTTTGGTTTAAGAAACGAATGGCACCCGCAACTAATGTTCCTACGATAACAACGGATACAATTTGACTATTCGTTGTCATCACACTAAAAATATTATTTGGAATTAAATCTAAGAAAAATTGAGGGAAACTTTGCGATGCAATAGTTTGCATTC contains:
- a CDS encoding cation:dicarboxylase symporter family transporter, whose product is MENIAFFTNFLKISQGITLVSIFVLLGSLYFLKVLQKKKVSFSTRMLIALVLGLVLGLGIDLFGSTQGVHYTQFAQKEITVWFSLLGSGVLKLIQLLAVPIVFLSIVDIVTQVKGENIKSLSIKAFTMLLGTTAISALVAVGVVELLQLSASGFAGELTKSTADRMQTIASQSFPQFFLDLIPNNIFSVMTTNSQIVSVVIVGTLVAGAIRFLNQKNPEVIQPAVSVLMALKEIVNSMLKTVLKWMPYGIVALVSSTIIRNGVSVISSTFSFIVGLYIAVFIMLGIYAIILAVNGLNPITFYKKAFSTMVFAFSSRSSVGTLPYTLNTLEEQMGVSKQNARFIATLGTTIGMNGCAGVFPAMLGVLLAKATGQTLDVSFIVTLILVVTIGSVGIAGVPGTATVAATVTLNGLGLGSYMNQIGAVFGIDPIVDMGRTMLNVTGALLSSVIVDKWENKIDLETYHK